One segment of Carcharodon carcharias isolate sCarCar2 chromosome 16, sCarCar2.pri, whole genome shotgun sequence DNA contains the following:
- the LOC121288974 gene encoding protein SPO16 homolog produces MATSGAVIVSAALQHHEAILSLSNQHQRIRFSDSVVTGSIIFPLSGIAFIIVEIQDFCDNSTETKLIDRIEQFVRIHRNSFLLLAAALYGPIEWEILFKIQQRFLGSNLRIIPAHNAGDIVKSMLTIAKVTCKPHVDSVRDRIAMIRAQVIERSPVWEMLHKRQINDA; encoded by the exons ATGGCGACGAGCGGGGCTGTGATCGTCAGCGCCGCCCTTCAG CATCATGAAGCTATTTTGTCTTTGTCTAATCAGCACCAGCGAATTAGGTTCTCTGACTCTGTGGTAACTGGATCAATCATTTTCCCACTTTCAG GTATTGCCTTTATTATAGTAGAGATTCAAGATTTCTGTGACAATTCTACAGAAACAAAACTGATAGATCGGATTGAGCAATTTGTTCGTATTCATCGCAACAGTTTCCTGCTTTTGGCTGCAGCCCTTTATGGTCCTATAGAATGGGAAATACTATTTAAAATTCAACAAAG GTTTTTAGGTAGTAATCTGAGAATCATACCTGCACACAATGCTGGTGATATAGTCAAGAGTATGCTCACTATAGCCAAG GTTACATGTAAACCACATGTGGACAGTGTTCGTGACCGCATTGCTATGATCCGAGCCCAGGTTATAGAACGTAGTCCTGTCTGGGAGATGCTTCACAAGCGACAGATAAATGATGCATAA